In Streptomyces dangxiongensis, one DNA window encodes the following:
- a CDS encoding RsiG family protein — translation MSTPSTSGRLGTQKACRPPAQRADGTAGPESRPGLPGAGRPQPHDLARLSLPELRALRRDAQRDEADLSYVRRLLQGRIDILRAELGRRGRTSLPAPVDGSVVDRLPEILQDAPARQRSSARHVTLGTPHNEEYRQLAAEMLGEVELSDLTARTDPELAAAMGRLVCYEQEVSRRRQRLQHTADDCSGEITRRYRVGEAQIDDLLI, via the coding sequence ATGAGCACACCGAGTACCAGCGGGCGGCTGGGGACACAGAAGGCGTGCCGGCCGCCCGCACAGCGCGCCGACGGCACGGCGGGACCGGAGTCCCGTCCGGGCCTGCCGGGCGCGGGCCGCCCCCAGCCGCACGACCTGGCCCGGCTGAGCCTGCCCGAGCTGCGCGCCCTGCGCCGCGACGCCCAGCGCGACGAGGCGGACCTCAGCTATGTGCGGCGGCTGCTGCAGGGCCGGATCGACATCCTGCGGGCGGAGCTGGGCCGGCGGGGCCGGACGTCCCTGCCGGCCCCCGTGGACGGCTCGGTGGTCGACCGGCTCCCGGAGATCCTCCAGGACGCCCCGGCCCGGCAGCGCTCCTCGGCCCGCCATGTCACGCTCGGCACCCCGCACAACGAGGAGTACCGCCAGCTCGCCGCCGAGATGCTCGGCGAGGTCGAGCTGTCCGACCTGACGGCCCGGACCGACCCCGAACTCGCCGCCGCCATGGGCCGGCTGGTCTGCTACGAGCAGGAGGTCTCCCGGCGCCGCCAGCGGCTCCAGCACACGGCCGACGACTGCAGCGGGGAGATCACGCGCCGCTACCGGGTGGGCGAGGCCCAGATCGACGACCTGCTGATCTGA
- a CDS encoding winged helix-turn-helix domain-containing protein produces the protein MDPEHALASGRTRPQRHRPSHREIADELRHRIRSGVLRPGERMPTQARLADEFGVERGAVRQALRILQSEELLTDVSKGSPATVAAVPGSARPPDGPAAPPQPTMVALAPRIAGAFAAPHVRIDALCLTAVSLTMAIGEPLRQIHAGRLEPAKIDLRLLLPSRNIDLAFPAPVDADDAGLLHRRWLSQRNAQGLVLRQNLLALRATHGIDVRISFRALPFTPPVKLYLLNGSEALFAYYTLGRREREIEHEHVEMYDADGTRSVLFAFGQRTGQRDAAFVEQSRLWFDALWETISSELALTP, from the coding sequence GTGGACCCGGAGCACGCCTTGGCCAGTGGGCGGACGCGGCCCCAGCGACACCGCCCGTCCCACCGTGAGATCGCCGACGAACTGCGACACCGGATCAGGTCCGGAGTGCTGCGGCCGGGCGAGCGCATGCCCACCCAGGCGAGGCTGGCCGACGAGTTCGGGGTCGAGCGCGGGGCCGTACGGCAGGCACTGCGCATCCTCCAGTCGGAGGAGCTGCTCACCGACGTTTCCAAGGGCAGCCCCGCCACCGTGGCGGCGGTCCCGGGGTCCGCGCGTCCCCCGGACGGCCCGGCGGCGCCGCCGCAGCCCACCATGGTGGCCCTCGCGCCGCGGATCGCCGGCGCCTTCGCAGCACCGCACGTGCGGATCGACGCGCTCTGCCTGACCGCGGTATCGCTCACGATGGCGATCGGGGAGCCGCTGCGGCAGATCCACGCGGGGCGGCTGGAACCGGCCAAGATCGACCTCCGGCTGCTGCTGCCCAGCCGGAACATCGACCTCGCCTTCCCGGCGCCGGTGGACGCCGACGACGCCGGCCTGCTGCACCGGCGCTGGCTGTCCCAGCGCAACGCCCAGGGCCTGGTGCTGCGGCAGAACCTGCTGGCCCTGCGTGCCACCCACGGCATCGACGTGCGCATCTCCTTCCGGGCGCTGCCGTTCACCCCGCCGGTGAAGCTGTACCTGCTCAACGGCTCGGAGGCGCTGTTCGCGTACTACACGCTGGGGCGCCGCGAGCGGGAGATCGAGCACGAGCACGTGGAGATGTACGACGCCGACGGCACCCGGTCCGTGCTGTTCGCCTTCGGGCAGCGGACCGGGCAGCGGGACGCGGCGTTCGTGGAACAGTCCCGCCTGTGGTTCGACGCGCTGTGGGAGACGATCAGTTCGGAGCTGGCCCTTACGCCCTGA